The following coding sequences lie in one Flavobacterium cyclinae genomic window:
- a CDS encoding threonine aldolase family protein yields the protein MEINLVSDTVTKPSVEMLNAMFNAKVGDDVYKQDPTVNELEETLADLFGMEAALFFPSGTMANQTAIKLHTQPGEQVICDKYSHIYHYEGGGASFNSGVSCCLVDGNRGMITADLVKNGINDPEFYHAPLTSLVSIENTTNKGGGACYDLQPLQEIKQVCIDHNLKYHLDGARLWNALVAKKQHPKQFGELFDTISVCLSKGLGAPVGSVLLGSKADMHRALRIRKIFGGNMRQSGYLAAAGLFALQNNISRLEIDHRRAKELGNLLVKMPWVANVESVETNILIFGLQSFVDEKLFMEKLKQKGIAISSMGHGKLRIVTHLDYKEVMHEYVMEVFSKLTF from the coding sequence ACCAAGCCTTCTGTTGAGATGTTAAACGCTATGTTTAATGCTAAAGTAGGCGATGATGTATATAAACAAGACCCAACAGTCAATGAGTTAGAGGAAACTTTGGCGGATTTATTTGGAATGGAAGCCGCCTTATTTTTTCCTTCGGGAACAATGGCAAATCAAACGGCGATTAAGTTGCATACACAGCCAGGTGAACAAGTAATTTGCGATAAATATTCGCATATTTATCATTATGAAGGTGGTGGTGCATCATTTAATAGTGGTGTTTCGTGTTGTTTGGTAGATGGGAATCGAGGGATGATTACAGCCGATTTGGTTAAAAACGGAATCAATGACCCTGAATTTTATCACGCCCCTTTAACTTCCTTAGTTAGTATTGAGAATACAACAAACAAAGGTGGTGGCGCTTGTTATGATTTACAACCTTTGCAAGAAATTAAGCAAGTTTGCATCGACCATAATTTGAAATATCATTTAGATGGTGCGCGTTTATGGAATGCTTTAGTAGCAAAAAAACAACATCCAAAACAGTTTGGGGAATTGTTTGATACGATTTCGGTTTGTTTGTCTAAAGGATTGGGTGCGCCAGTTGGTTCGGTTTTGTTGGGAAGTAAAGCAGATATGCATCGAGCTTTACGAATTAGAAAGATTTTTGGCGGTAACATGCGTCAATCAGGATATTTAGCTGCCGCTGGATTATTCGCATTACAAAACAATATCAGTCGTTTAGAAATTGATCACAGAAGAGCGAAAGAATTGGGCAATTTATTAGTAAAAATGCCATGGGTTGCTAATGTAGAATCGGTTGAAACTAATATTTTGATTTTTGGACTGCAATCTTTTGTGGATGAAAAGCTTTTCATGGAAAAATTAAAACAAAAAGGTATTGCTATTAGTTCAATGGGACATGGAAAATTGAGAATTGTAACGCATTTAGATTACAAAGAAGTGATGCATGAATATGTGATGGAAGTGTTTTCTAAACTGACTTTTTAA